A single window of Candoia aspera isolate rCanAsp1 chromosome 3, rCanAsp1.hap2, whole genome shotgun sequence DNA harbors:
- the ZNF335 gene encoding zinc finger protein 335 isoform X3: protein MEVVVVQRFQCRRCPFRSASRQTLLRHVQERHLAPGAAAGPKRGRPRPGAPVPDAPGSQKDQEDQEEEEDDDIVDAGAIDDPEEDEPRGRLPKIGRPLPTSPEQRLRRRPGRPRKFPRLEAPLQPEGGEAEPAASSPGVSRGGPQISEAAGLCLQGSVPAGGSSSLGEVAVSQSDSENRDPSSRSESDAMPRRRGRPSHRFLGKKYRKYVGQRYCYRSAKPLMRPFLCRICGSRFLTHEDLRFHVSSHEAGDPQLFRCLQCSYRSRRWSSLKEHMFNHVGRKPYKCEECDYTSVYKKDVIRHSAVHSRDKKRRADPAPKRSSFPCPVCSRVYPMQKRLTQHMKTHSSEKPHMCDKCGKSFKKRYTFKMHLLTHIQAVANHRFKCEFCDHVCEDKKLLLNHQLLHINDRPFRCSLCSYATVREDFLLSHVAVKHTGGKPFACELCHFTTKHKKNLRLHVQCRHPENFEEWVQRHPEEPPCRRRPFFTLQQIEELKQQHSQGQAEAAVPGPPQVAPQPTQGPPGPSQEHLEGAALLYEPEAEGTAELATQTALDLLLNMSGQRELPASALEVAVVKAVKKGFSEGPGSQGQEEEEEEEELQASVLTLQVTEQREALVQEALVQPSAGGSELQQIAVPFCGPSEYAVVTPSGEVASVLYSKEEAPGETTQTVMQDSLKGPAILEGPQPLPPASAEQINGELLETLPGVRWPVVRCLTWQAQEQQEPDAGCPPGPAEQPLCKAPPSKKSLPGKAPPTKKFSCKICTATFAGRAEMESHKRAHVGPSAFKCPDCPFTAAAWAEVRSHLDQHASLRPHKCQHCSFASKNKKDLRRHTLTHTNEKPFACYICGQRFNRNGHLKFHMQRLHSSEGRPTSEPVPAAPQTIILNSHEETLATLQTALQSGQAVLGPERLQQALEQEHVIVAQEQDVPGQEEATYIQEIMATADGQMVQHLVTTENQVQYIVTQEGVQHLLPHEYVLLPEGHHIQVQDGQITHIRYEQGSPFVQEPQIQYVPVSPGQQLVTQAQLEAAAHSAVTAVADAAMAHAPFGTEPVPEQAHQLQPGVHYDIITLAE from the exons GGGCCGCCGCGGGCCCGAAAAGGGGCCGCCCGCGCCCGGGGGCTCCAGTGCCAGACGCGCCGGGCAGCCAGAAGGACCAGGaggaccaggaggaggaggaggacgacgacATCGTGGACGCCGGCGCTATCGACGACCCCGAAG AGGATGAACCCCGAGGTCGTCTGCCCAAGATCGGCCGCCCGCTCCCCACTTCCCCTGAGCAGCGACTGCGCCGACGCCCTGGGAGACCCCGCAAGTTCCCTCGCCTGGAAGCCCCCCTTCAGCCAGAAG GCGGTGAAGCGGAGCCAGCTGCCTCCTCGCCAGGTGTCTCCCGGGGGGGTCCGCAGATCTCCGAGGCAGCTGGCCTTTGTCTCCAGGGCTCCGTCCCTGCAGGCGGCAGCAGCAGCCTTGGGGAAGTGGCCGTGAGCCAGTCTGATTCGGAGAACAGGGACCCATCCTCCCGCAGCGAGTCTGATGCAATGCCCCGCCGGCGAGGCCGGCCCTCCCACCGGTTCCTGGGCAAGAAGTACCGCAAGTACGTGGGGCAAAG GTACTGCTATAGGTCTGCCAAGCCACTGATGCGCCCCTTTCTGTGCCGGATCTGCGGTTCCCGCTTCTTGACGCACGAGGACCTGCGCTTCCACGTGAGCTCCCACGAGGCTGGAGACCCCCAGCTCTTCCGCTGCCTGCAGTGCAGCTACCGCTCCCGGCGCTGGTCCTCCCTGAAG GAGCACATGTTCAACCACGTGGGCAGGAAGCCCTACAAGTGCGAGGAATGCGACTACACCAGCGTGTACAAGAAGGACGTCATCCGCCACTCGGCTGTGCACAGTCGCGACAA GAAGAGGCGAGCTGACCCG gcCCCCAAGCGGAGCTCCTTCCCTTGCCCGGTGTGCAGCCGGGTCTACCCGATGCAGAAGCGGCTCACCCAGCACATGAAGACCCACAGTTCGGAAAAGCCCCACATGTGCGACAAG TGTGGGAAGTCCTTCAAGAAGCGGTACACTTTTAAGATGCACCTGCTGACCCATATCCAGGCTGTCGCAAACCACAG GTTCAAGTGTGAGTTCTGCGATCACGTTTGTGAGGACAAAAAGCTGCTGCTCAACCACCAGCTCCTGCACATCAACGACCGGCCCTTCCGCTGCAGCCTGTGCTCCTATGCCACCGTCCGCGAGGACTTCCTGCTCTCCCACGTGGCAGTCAAGCACACAG GTGGGAAGCCCTTCGCCTGCGAGCTGTGCCACTTCACCACCAAGCACAAGAAGAACCTGCGCCTCCACGTGCAGTGCCGCCACCCGGAGAACTTTGAGGAGTGGGTGCAGCGCCACCCGGAGGAACCcccctgccgccgccgccccttCTTCACCCTCCAGCAGATTGAGGAACTGAAGCAACAGCACAGCCAGGGTCAAGCAGAAGCTGCCGTGCCCGGTCCACCT CAGGTGGCTCCCCAACCAACACAAGGACCCCCCGGCCCTTCCCAGGAGCACTTGGAGGGCGCTGCCCTTCTCTATGAGCCAG AGGCGGAGGGCACAGCGGAGCTGGCCACGCAGACTGCCCTGGACCTTCTGCTGAACATGAGCGGCCAGCGGGAGCTGCCAGCCAGCGCACTGGAG GTGGCTGTGGTGAAAGCTGTGAAGAAGGGCTTCTCCGAGGGTCCTGGGTCCCagggccaggaggaggaggaggaggaggaggagctgcaggcCAGCGTCCTGACTCTCCAGGTGACTGAGCAGAGGGAGGCCCTGGTGCAGGAGGCCCTCGTCCAGCCCTCCGCGGGTGGCTCCGAGCTGCAGCAGATCGCTGTTCCCTTCTGCGGCCCCTCTGAGTATGCCGTCGTCACCCCCAGCGGGGAGGTTGCCAGTGTGCTCTACAG CAAGGAGGAGGCACCTGGTGAAACCACGCAGACTGTGATGCAGGACTCCCTGAAGGGCCCTGCAATTCTGGAGGGCCCCCAACCGCTGCCACCAGCTTCTGCAGAG CAGATAAACGGGGAGCTCCTGGAGACTCTGCCGGGCGTCCGTTGGCCCGTAGTGCGTTGCCTGACCTGGCAGGCCCAGGAGCAGCAGGAGCCGGATGCCGGTTGCCCACCAGGCCCAGCTGAGCAGCCCTTGTGCAAGGCCCCCCCCTCCAAGAAATCCCTGCCGGGCAAGGCCCCCCCAACCAAGAAGTTCTCCTGCAAGATCTGCACCGCAACCTTCGCGGGCCGAGCGGAGATGGAGAGCCATAAGAGGGCCCACGTGGGGCCCAGTGCCTTCAAGTGTCCCGACTGCCCGTTCACGGCAGCGGCGTGGGCAGAGGTCCGG AGCCACCTGGACCAACACGCCAGCCTGCGGCCACACAAGTGCCAACActgcagttttgcttccaagaaCAAAAAAGATCTGCGCAGACACACTCTGACGCACACCAACGAGAAGCCCTTTGCATGCTACATATGCGGCCAGAG GTTCAACCGGAACGGCCACCTGAAGTTCCACATGCAGAGGCTGCACAGCTCCGAAGGGAGGCCCACCTCTGAACCAGTCCCCGCAGCGCCCCAGACCATCATCCTGAACAGCCATGAGGAAACGCTGGCCACGCTGCAGA CGGCCCTGCAGTCTGGCCAGGCTGTTCTGGGCCCTGAGAGGCTCCAGCAGGCTCTGGAGCAGGAGCACGTGATCGTGGCCCAGGAGCAGGACGTCCCTGGCCAG GAGGAGGCCACCTACATCCAGGAGATCATGGCCACGGCAGACGGGCAGATGGTGCAGCACTTGGTGACCACCGAGAACCAG GTGCAGTACATCGTAACTCAGGAGGGTGTCCAGCATCTCCTGCCCCACGAGTACGTGCTTCTGCCCGAGGGCCACCACATCCAG GTGCAGGACGGCCAAATCACCCACATCCGGTACGAGCAGGGCAGCCCGTTTGTGCAGGAGCCCCAG ATCCAGTATGTCCCAGTGTCACCAGGGCAGCAGCTCGTCACGCAAGCCCAGCTGGAGGCCGCAGCACACTCAGCAGTGACAG CGGTAGCAGATGCTGCCATGGCACACGCCCCCTTTGGCACGGAGCCTGTGCCAGAGCAGGCCCACCAACTGCAGCCGGGAGTTCACTATGACATCATCACCCTGGCAGAGTGA
- the ZNF335 gene encoding zinc finger protein 335 isoform X2 — MEVVVVQRFQCRRCPFRSASRQTLLRHVQERHLAPGAAAGPKRGRPRPGAPVPDAPGSQKDQEDQEEEEDDDIVDAGAIDDPEVDSDYNPAEDEPRGRLPKIGRPLPTSPEQRLRRRPGRPRKFPRLEAPLQPEGGEAEPAASSPGVSRGGPQISEAAGLCLQGSVPAGGSSSLGEVAVSQSDSENRDPSSRSESDAMPRRRGRPSHRFLGKKYRKYVGQRYCYRSAKPLMRPFLCRICGSRFLTHEDLRFHVSSHEAGDPQLFRCLQCSYRSRRWSSLKEHMFNHVGRKPYKCEECDYTSVYKKDVIRHSAVHSRDKKRRADPAPKRSSFPCPVCSRVYPMQKRLTQHMKTHSSEKPHMCDKCGKSFKKRYTFKMHLLTHIQAVANHRFKCEFCDHVCEDKKLLLNHQLLHINDRPFRCSLCSYATVREDFLLSHVAVKHTGGKPFACELCHFTTKHKKNLRLHVQCRHPENFEEWVQRHPEEPPCRRRPFFTLQQIEELKQQHSQGQAEAAVPGPPQVAPQPTQGPPGPSQEHLEGAALLYEPEAEGTAELATQTALDLLLNMSGQRELPASALEVAVVKAVKKGFSEGPGSQGQEEEEEEEELQASVLTLQVTEQREALVQEALVQPSAGGSELQQIAVPFCGPSEYAVVTPSGEVASVLYSKEEAPGETTQTVMQDSLKGPAILEGPQPLPPASAEINGELLETLPGVRWPVVRCLTWQAQEQQEPDAGCPPGPAEQPLCKAPPSKKSLPGKAPPTKKFSCKICTATFAGRAEMESHKRAHVGPSAFKCPDCPFTAAAWAEVRSHLDQHASLRPHKCQHCSFASKNKKDLRRHTLTHTNEKPFACYICGQRFNRNGHLKFHMQRLHSSEGRPTSEPVPAAPQTIILNSHEETLATLQTALQSGQAVLGPERLQQALEQEHVIVAQEQDVPGQEEATYIQEIMATADGQMVQHLVTTENQVQYIVTQEGVQHLLPHEYVLLPEGHHIQVQDGQITHIRYEQGSPFVQEPQIQYVPVSPGQQLVTQAQLEAAAHSAVTAVADAAMAHAPFGTEPVPEQAHQLQPGVHYDIITLAE; from the exons GGGCCGCCGCGGGCCCGAAAAGGGGCCGCCCGCGCCCGGGGGCTCCAGTGCCAGACGCGCCGGGCAGCCAGAAGGACCAGGaggaccaggaggaggaggaggacgacgacATCGTGGACGCCGGCGCTATCGACGACCCCGAAG TTGACAGCGACTATAATCCGGCAGAGGATGAACCCCGAGGTCGTCTGCCCAAGATCGGCCGCCCGCTCCCCACTTCCCCTGAGCAGCGACTGCGCCGACGCCCTGGGAGACCCCGCAAGTTCCCTCGCCTGGAAGCCCCCCTTCAGCCAGAAG GCGGTGAAGCGGAGCCAGCTGCCTCCTCGCCAGGTGTCTCCCGGGGGGGTCCGCAGATCTCCGAGGCAGCTGGCCTTTGTCTCCAGGGCTCCGTCCCTGCAGGCGGCAGCAGCAGCCTTGGGGAAGTGGCCGTGAGCCAGTCTGATTCGGAGAACAGGGACCCATCCTCCCGCAGCGAGTCTGATGCAATGCCCCGCCGGCGAGGCCGGCCCTCCCACCGGTTCCTGGGCAAGAAGTACCGCAAGTACGTGGGGCAAAG GTACTGCTATAGGTCTGCCAAGCCACTGATGCGCCCCTTTCTGTGCCGGATCTGCGGTTCCCGCTTCTTGACGCACGAGGACCTGCGCTTCCACGTGAGCTCCCACGAGGCTGGAGACCCCCAGCTCTTCCGCTGCCTGCAGTGCAGCTACCGCTCCCGGCGCTGGTCCTCCCTGAAG GAGCACATGTTCAACCACGTGGGCAGGAAGCCCTACAAGTGCGAGGAATGCGACTACACCAGCGTGTACAAGAAGGACGTCATCCGCCACTCGGCTGTGCACAGTCGCGACAA GAAGAGGCGAGCTGACCCG gcCCCCAAGCGGAGCTCCTTCCCTTGCCCGGTGTGCAGCCGGGTCTACCCGATGCAGAAGCGGCTCACCCAGCACATGAAGACCCACAGTTCGGAAAAGCCCCACATGTGCGACAAG TGTGGGAAGTCCTTCAAGAAGCGGTACACTTTTAAGATGCACCTGCTGACCCATATCCAGGCTGTCGCAAACCACAG GTTCAAGTGTGAGTTCTGCGATCACGTTTGTGAGGACAAAAAGCTGCTGCTCAACCACCAGCTCCTGCACATCAACGACCGGCCCTTCCGCTGCAGCCTGTGCTCCTATGCCACCGTCCGCGAGGACTTCCTGCTCTCCCACGTGGCAGTCAAGCACACAG GTGGGAAGCCCTTCGCCTGCGAGCTGTGCCACTTCACCACCAAGCACAAGAAGAACCTGCGCCTCCACGTGCAGTGCCGCCACCCGGAGAACTTTGAGGAGTGGGTGCAGCGCCACCCGGAGGAACCcccctgccgccgccgccccttCTTCACCCTCCAGCAGATTGAGGAACTGAAGCAACAGCACAGCCAGGGTCAAGCAGAAGCTGCCGTGCCCGGTCCACCT CAGGTGGCTCCCCAACCAACACAAGGACCCCCCGGCCCTTCCCAGGAGCACTTGGAGGGCGCTGCCCTTCTCTATGAGCCAG AGGCGGAGGGCACAGCGGAGCTGGCCACGCAGACTGCCCTGGACCTTCTGCTGAACATGAGCGGCCAGCGGGAGCTGCCAGCCAGCGCACTGGAG GTGGCTGTGGTGAAAGCTGTGAAGAAGGGCTTCTCCGAGGGTCCTGGGTCCCagggccaggaggaggaggaggaggaggaggagctgcaggcCAGCGTCCTGACTCTCCAGGTGACTGAGCAGAGGGAGGCCCTGGTGCAGGAGGCCCTCGTCCAGCCCTCCGCGGGTGGCTCCGAGCTGCAGCAGATCGCTGTTCCCTTCTGCGGCCCCTCTGAGTATGCCGTCGTCACCCCCAGCGGGGAGGTTGCCAGTGTGCTCTACAG CAAGGAGGAGGCACCTGGTGAAACCACGCAGACTGTGATGCAGGACTCCCTGAAGGGCCCTGCAATTCTGGAGGGCCCCCAACCGCTGCCACCAGCTTCTGCAGAG ATAAACGGGGAGCTCCTGGAGACTCTGCCGGGCGTCCGTTGGCCCGTAGTGCGTTGCCTGACCTGGCAGGCCCAGGAGCAGCAGGAGCCGGATGCCGGTTGCCCACCAGGCCCAGCTGAGCAGCCCTTGTGCAAGGCCCCCCCCTCCAAGAAATCCCTGCCGGGCAAGGCCCCCCCAACCAAGAAGTTCTCCTGCAAGATCTGCACCGCAACCTTCGCGGGCCGAGCGGAGATGGAGAGCCATAAGAGGGCCCACGTGGGGCCCAGTGCCTTCAAGTGTCCCGACTGCCCGTTCACGGCAGCGGCGTGGGCAGAGGTCCGG AGCCACCTGGACCAACACGCCAGCCTGCGGCCACACAAGTGCCAACActgcagttttgcttccaagaaCAAAAAAGATCTGCGCAGACACACTCTGACGCACACCAACGAGAAGCCCTTTGCATGCTACATATGCGGCCAGAG GTTCAACCGGAACGGCCACCTGAAGTTCCACATGCAGAGGCTGCACAGCTCCGAAGGGAGGCCCACCTCTGAACCAGTCCCCGCAGCGCCCCAGACCATCATCCTGAACAGCCATGAGGAAACGCTGGCCACGCTGCAGA CGGCCCTGCAGTCTGGCCAGGCTGTTCTGGGCCCTGAGAGGCTCCAGCAGGCTCTGGAGCAGGAGCACGTGATCGTGGCCCAGGAGCAGGACGTCCCTGGCCAG GAGGAGGCCACCTACATCCAGGAGATCATGGCCACGGCAGACGGGCAGATGGTGCAGCACTTGGTGACCACCGAGAACCAG GTGCAGTACATCGTAACTCAGGAGGGTGTCCAGCATCTCCTGCCCCACGAGTACGTGCTTCTGCCCGAGGGCCACCACATCCAG GTGCAGGACGGCCAAATCACCCACATCCGGTACGAGCAGGGCAGCCCGTTTGTGCAGGAGCCCCAG ATCCAGTATGTCCCAGTGTCACCAGGGCAGCAGCTCGTCACGCAAGCCCAGCTGGAGGCCGCAGCACACTCAGCAGTGACAG CGGTAGCAGATGCTGCCATGGCACACGCCCCCTTTGGCACGGAGCCTGTGCCAGAGCAGGCCCACCAACTGCAGCCGGGAGTTCACTATGACATCATCACCCTGGCAGAGTGA
- the ZNF335 gene encoding zinc finger protein 335 isoform X1, giving the protein MEVVVVQRFQCRRCPFRSASRQTLLRHVQERHLAPGAAAGPKRGRPRPGAPVPDAPGSQKDQEDQEEEEDDDIVDAGAIDDPEVDSDYNPAEDEPRGRLPKIGRPLPTSPEQRLRRRPGRPRKFPRLEAPLQPEGGEAEPAASSPGVSRGGPQISEAAGLCLQGSVPAGGSSSLGEVAVSQSDSENRDPSSRSESDAMPRRRGRPSHRFLGKKYRKYVGQRYCYRSAKPLMRPFLCRICGSRFLTHEDLRFHVSSHEAGDPQLFRCLQCSYRSRRWSSLKEHMFNHVGRKPYKCEECDYTSVYKKDVIRHSAVHSRDKKRRADPAPKRSSFPCPVCSRVYPMQKRLTQHMKTHSSEKPHMCDKCGKSFKKRYTFKMHLLTHIQAVANHRFKCEFCDHVCEDKKLLLNHQLLHINDRPFRCSLCSYATVREDFLLSHVAVKHTGGKPFACELCHFTTKHKKNLRLHVQCRHPENFEEWVQRHPEEPPCRRRPFFTLQQIEELKQQHSQGQAEAAVPGPPVAPQPTQGPPGPSQEHLEGAALLYEPEAEGTAELATQTALDLLLNMSGQRELPASALEVAVVKAVKKGFSEGPGSQGQEEEEEEEELQASVLTLQVTEQREALVQEALVQPSAGGSELQQIAVPFCGPSEYAVVTPSGEVASVLYSKEEAPGETTQTVMQDSLKGPAILEGPQPLPPASAEQINGELLETLPGVRWPVVRCLTWQAQEQQEPDAGCPPGPAEQPLCKAPPSKKSLPGKAPPTKKFSCKICTATFAGRAEMESHKRAHVGPSAFKCPDCPFTAAAWAEVRSHLDQHASLRPHKCQHCSFASKNKKDLRRHTLTHTNEKPFACYICGQRFNRNGHLKFHMQRLHSSEGRPTSEPVPAAPQTIILNSHEETLATLQTALQSGQAVLGPERLQQALEQEHVIVAQEQDVPGQEEATYIQEIMATADGQMVQHLVTTENQVQYIVTQEGVQHLLPHEYVLLPEGHHIQVQDGQITHIRYEQGSPFVQEPQIQYVPVSPGQQLVTQAQLEAAAHSAVTAVADAAMAHAPFGTEPVPEQAHQLQPGVHYDIITLAE; this is encoded by the exons GGGCCGCCGCGGGCCCGAAAAGGGGCCGCCCGCGCCCGGGGGCTCCAGTGCCAGACGCGCCGGGCAGCCAGAAGGACCAGGaggaccaggaggaggaggaggacgacgacATCGTGGACGCCGGCGCTATCGACGACCCCGAAG TTGACAGCGACTATAATCCGGCAGAGGATGAACCCCGAGGTCGTCTGCCCAAGATCGGCCGCCCGCTCCCCACTTCCCCTGAGCAGCGACTGCGCCGACGCCCTGGGAGACCCCGCAAGTTCCCTCGCCTGGAAGCCCCCCTTCAGCCAGAAG GCGGTGAAGCGGAGCCAGCTGCCTCCTCGCCAGGTGTCTCCCGGGGGGGTCCGCAGATCTCCGAGGCAGCTGGCCTTTGTCTCCAGGGCTCCGTCCCTGCAGGCGGCAGCAGCAGCCTTGGGGAAGTGGCCGTGAGCCAGTCTGATTCGGAGAACAGGGACCCATCCTCCCGCAGCGAGTCTGATGCAATGCCCCGCCGGCGAGGCCGGCCCTCCCACCGGTTCCTGGGCAAGAAGTACCGCAAGTACGTGGGGCAAAG GTACTGCTATAGGTCTGCCAAGCCACTGATGCGCCCCTTTCTGTGCCGGATCTGCGGTTCCCGCTTCTTGACGCACGAGGACCTGCGCTTCCACGTGAGCTCCCACGAGGCTGGAGACCCCCAGCTCTTCCGCTGCCTGCAGTGCAGCTACCGCTCCCGGCGCTGGTCCTCCCTGAAG GAGCACATGTTCAACCACGTGGGCAGGAAGCCCTACAAGTGCGAGGAATGCGACTACACCAGCGTGTACAAGAAGGACGTCATCCGCCACTCGGCTGTGCACAGTCGCGACAA GAAGAGGCGAGCTGACCCG gcCCCCAAGCGGAGCTCCTTCCCTTGCCCGGTGTGCAGCCGGGTCTACCCGATGCAGAAGCGGCTCACCCAGCACATGAAGACCCACAGTTCGGAAAAGCCCCACATGTGCGACAAG TGTGGGAAGTCCTTCAAGAAGCGGTACACTTTTAAGATGCACCTGCTGACCCATATCCAGGCTGTCGCAAACCACAG GTTCAAGTGTGAGTTCTGCGATCACGTTTGTGAGGACAAAAAGCTGCTGCTCAACCACCAGCTCCTGCACATCAACGACCGGCCCTTCCGCTGCAGCCTGTGCTCCTATGCCACCGTCCGCGAGGACTTCCTGCTCTCCCACGTGGCAGTCAAGCACACAG GTGGGAAGCCCTTCGCCTGCGAGCTGTGCCACTTCACCACCAAGCACAAGAAGAACCTGCGCCTCCACGTGCAGTGCCGCCACCCGGAGAACTTTGAGGAGTGGGTGCAGCGCCACCCGGAGGAACCcccctgccgccgccgccccttCTTCACCCTCCAGCAGATTGAGGAACTGAAGCAACAGCACAGCCAGGGTCAAGCAGAAGCTGCCGTGCCCGGTCCACCT GTGGCTCCCCAACCAACACAAGGACCCCCCGGCCCTTCCCAGGAGCACTTGGAGGGCGCTGCCCTTCTCTATGAGCCAG AGGCGGAGGGCACAGCGGAGCTGGCCACGCAGACTGCCCTGGACCTTCTGCTGAACATGAGCGGCCAGCGGGAGCTGCCAGCCAGCGCACTGGAG GTGGCTGTGGTGAAAGCTGTGAAGAAGGGCTTCTCCGAGGGTCCTGGGTCCCagggccaggaggaggaggaggaggaggaggagctgcaggcCAGCGTCCTGACTCTCCAGGTGACTGAGCAGAGGGAGGCCCTGGTGCAGGAGGCCCTCGTCCAGCCCTCCGCGGGTGGCTCCGAGCTGCAGCAGATCGCTGTTCCCTTCTGCGGCCCCTCTGAGTATGCCGTCGTCACCCCCAGCGGGGAGGTTGCCAGTGTGCTCTACAG CAAGGAGGAGGCACCTGGTGAAACCACGCAGACTGTGATGCAGGACTCCCTGAAGGGCCCTGCAATTCTGGAGGGCCCCCAACCGCTGCCACCAGCTTCTGCAGAG CAGATAAACGGGGAGCTCCTGGAGACTCTGCCGGGCGTCCGTTGGCCCGTAGTGCGTTGCCTGACCTGGCAGGCCCAGGAGCAGCAGGAGCCGGATGCCGGTTGCCCACCAGGCCCAGCTGAGCAGCCCTTGTGCAAGGCCCCCCCCTCCAAGAAATCCCTGCCGGGCAAGGCCCCCCCAACCAAGAAGTTCTCCTGCAAGATCTGCACCGCAACCTTCGCGGGCCGAGCGGAGATGGAGAGCCATAAGAGGGCCCACGTGGGGCCCAGTGCCTTCAAGTGTCCCGACTGCCCGTTCACGGCAGCGGCGTGGGCAGAGGTCCGG AGCCACCTGGACCAACACGCCAGCCTGCGGCCACACAAGTGCCAACActgcagttttgcttccaagaaCAAAAAAGATCTGCGCAGACACACTCTGACGCACACCAACGAGAAGCCCTTTGCATGCTACATATGCGGCCAGAG GTTCAACCGGAACGGCCACCTGAAGTTCCACATGCAGAGGCTGCACAGCTCCGAAGGGAGGCCCACCTCTGAACCAGTCCCCGCAGCGCCCCAGACCATCATCCTGAACAGCCATGAGGAAACGCTGGCCACGCTGCAGA CGGCCCTGCAGTCTGGCCAGGCTGTTCTGGGCCCTGAGAGGCTCCAGCAGGCTCTGGAGCAGGAGCACGTGATCGTGGCCCAGGAGCAGGACGTCCCTGGCCAG GAGGAGGCCACCTACATCCAGGAGATCATGGCCACGGCAGACGGGCAGATGGTGCAGCACTTGGTGACCACCGAGAACCAG GTGCAGTACATCGTAACTCAGGAGGGTGTCCAGCATCTCCTGCCCCACGAGTACGTGCTTCTGCCCGAGGGCCACCACATCCAG GTGCAGGACGGCCAAATCACCCACATCCGGTACGAGCAGGGCAGCCCGTTTGTGCAGGAGCCCCAG ATCCAGTATGTCCCAGTGTCACCAGGGCAGCAGCTCGTCACGCAAGCCCAGCTGGAGGCCGCAGCACACTCAGCAGTGACAG CGGTAGCAGATGCTGCCATGGCACACGCCCCCTTTGGCACGGAGCCTGTGCCAGAGCAGGCCCACCAACTGCAGCCGGGAGTTCACTATGACATCATCACCCTGGCAGAGTGA